In one Oryza glaberrima chromosome 2, OglaRS2, whole genome shotgun sequence genomic region, the following are encoded:
- the LOC127763773 gene encoding uncharacterized protein LOC127763773, which produces MGPTCHSHPPLLPPLSTTPLYSLSLPSPLSSPPGDAGRGGAAPFCCASRAERPTECCCRARRRPRPLPPFLLPLGKGVLNVYDLSNSLARQLSTSFLRKPIEAIWHTGVLVYGNKYLYGGGIQSLPVGRTPYGRPVRVVEPGVTHIPR; this is translated from the exons atgggccccacgtgtcattctcaccctcctctccttcctcctctctccacaACTCCCCTGTAttcactctctctcccctctcctctgtcCTCTCCGCCGGGTGATGCCgggcgaggaggggcggcgccgtTCTGCTGCGCAtcgcgggcggagcggccgaCGGAGTGTTgctgccgcgctcgccggcgacctcgtccTCTgcctccctttctcctccctctGGGCAAGGGTGTTCTGAACGTGTACGACCTGAGCAACAGCCTCGCGCGGCAGCTCTCCACCTCCTTCCTCCGCAAGCCAATCGAGGCCATCTG GCATACGGGCGTGCTGGTGTACGGGAACAAGTACTTGTACGGCGGCGGGATCCAGTCGCTGCCGGTGGGGAGGACACCGTACGGGCGGCCGGTGCGGGTGGTGGAGCCGGGCGTGACGCACATCCCACGTTAG
- the LOC127764199 gene encoding uncharacterized protein LOC127764199 has product MAATTAKHQTMRWSDLDEDDDYGGGGGGGLSALQLPPRVVIGPDENGIKKTVEYRLNEEGKAVRVTTTTRVREVARTRVTKRAAERRGWAKFGDAAHNDDAGARLTVVSPEEIVLERPSAPGSKSEDPLIPALDKGAALMVCRICNAKGKHWTSKCPNKDFAPLQLDALVDNNIPPNSGGDNGGGSRPGKYVSPKPRESDMRRRNDENSVRVTNLSEDTREEDLRELFGSFGPLTRAYVALDHRTGESRGFGFLSFVYREDAERAIAKLNGYGYDSLILNVEWAAPRPN; this is encoded by the exons atggcggcgacgacggctaaGCACCAGACAATGCGGTGGAGCGACctcgacgaggacgacgactacggcggcggcggcggcggcggcctcagcGCCCTGCAGCTCCCGCCGCGCGTGGTCATTGGGCCGGACGAGAACGGGATCAAGAAAACCGTCGAGTACCGGCTCAACGAGGAGGGGAAAGCGGTGCGggtgaccaccaccacccgcgtCCGCGAggtcgcgcgcacgcgcgtcaccaagcgcgccgccgagcgccgcggCTGGGCCAAGTTCGGCGACGCCGCGCacaacgacgacgccggcgcgcGCCTCACCGTGGTCTCCCCCGAGGAGATCGTTCTCGAGCGTCCAAGCGCACCAG GGAGCAAATCGGAAGATCCACTCATCCCCGCACTGGACAAGGGCGCCGCGCTGATGGTTTGCAGGATCTGCAACGCCAAGGGCAAGCACTGGACATCCAAGTGCCCCAACAAGGACTTCGCCCCTCTGCAGCTCGACGCTCTCGTCGACAACAATATTCCTCCCAACTCTGGCGGCGACAATGGCGGCGGATCACGGCCGGGCAAGTACGTGTCCCCGAAGCCGAGGGAGTCGGACATGCGGCGGAGGAACGACGAGAACTCGGTCCGCGTCACCAACCTGTCCGAGGACACCCGCGAGGAAGACCTCCGCGAGCTGTTCGGCAGCTTCGGCCCGCTCACCCGCGCGTACGTCGCGTTGGATCACCGGACCGGGGAGAGCAGGGGGTTCGGCTTCCTCAGCTTCGTCTACAGGGAGGACGCCGAGAGGGCCATCGCTAAGCTCAATGGCTATGGCTACGATAGCCTCATCCTTAATGTCGAGTGGGCTGCTCCAAGGCCCAACTAG